The Fusarium falciforme chromosome 8, complete sequence region GCGACAGAACTAATTGAGGACAAGGCCTCGCCCGTAGGTACACCAAGGACCACGAGTGGATCGACCTCTCGGCCGACAAGAAGCACGGCTTCGTCGGCATCTCCGAGTACGCAGCCGAGCAGCTCGGCGACGTCGTCTACGTAGAGCTCCCCGAGACTGGCGTCCTGGTCGAGCAGGGCGACCAGGTCGGCGCCGTCGAGTCGGTCAAGTCAGCCAGCGACATCAACGCCCCGATCCGACTGCGCGTCACCCAGGTCAACGACAAcctcgaggagaagccctccaccatcaacaaggtCCCCGAGGACGACAGCGCCGGCGGCGGCTGGATTgtcaaggtcgaggttgacgaggagggcgCCAAGCAGTTTGACGAGCTGATGGACATTGAGGCCTACAAGGCCTTTGCTGGCAGCGACCACTAAAGAGTCAGTTCAATGGCTATCACGGAAATGGGTTACGATCGGATACAAGAGAAAGGAATGAAAGACAGTTCAACCTGCAAGCATAGACAGACGTCAGGTGTACCAAATGGTGATTCGCGTCCCGGGGGTATATTGGGTTTTATTTTCATGTGCCGATTCACGGCTATGCATTCATGCCATGTCCTCGTCCAATTTTGTGTCTACTTGACCGTCTCAGGCACTTGCCTCTTCTCGTTGATGGCATCAAGGATCTTGCTAGCTCCTCGGTCCACGAGATCCTTGGCCACCTTCTTGCCAAAGGTGTCGGCCTCCTCTTGtgtcttgatctcctccGTCATCTCAGAGTCGACACCCTCGTCGCCCCGCAGAGAGACGACGGTAGCTCTGAGCCGTAGCTTGCCGTCCACCCACTTGGTCTCGACTCCGATGGGAACGCTGCACCCGCCCTCGAGCGCCCTCATGACGGCGCGCTCCGCCTCGCACGCCAGCATAGTTTGCTCGTTCTCGATCGTCTTGAGGAACTTGAGCACCTTTTCGTCGTCCGCCCGGCACTCGACTCCCAGAGCACCTTGGCCGACGGCGTGCAGGATGCCTCCTGTGTCGGACTCGAGGAATTGGGAGATGTGATGGCCGAGATCCATGCGCTGGAGACCAGCCGCGGCAAGAATGATGCCAGTCAGCTCCGGGTCGTCCTCGAGCTTTTGCAACCGGGTCTGGATGTTGCCTCGGTGGTCCTTGAACTTGAGTGTGGGGTACCGTCGGACCAGCTGGGCGATGCGACGCACGCTGCTGGTGCCGATGATGCTGCCAGCCGGCAGATCAGCCAGCGTCTTCCAGCCGTGCTTCTCCTGCAGACTCTTCTTGATCACCAGTGTGTCCCTCGGGTCCTCACGGGACGTCACACATCCGAGAACGCAGCCCTCGGGGAGGGTCGTCGGCATGTCCTTGAGCGAGTGAACCACAAGGTCAAGCTCCTTGTTGACGAGCCTCTCCTCAAGCTGCGACGTCCATAGACCCTTGCCTCCAAAGTTGTACAGAGCCGTGTTCTGGTCTCGATCGCCGGTCGTGGTCATACCGTGGACGGGGAATTCATGATCGGGGAACTGGGCCTTGAGggcgtcgacgacgatgttTGTCTGAGCCAATGCGAGGGGCGACTTGCGCGTACCGACGTTGATGACGTTCTTGGGGGCAGACTCGGACATTGTGAAAGGCTTTCGGAGGACGAGTTTGCGGATTCAAGGATGGCTGAGCGGCTGAGATGCGCTTGGAGGGGCAAAGTTATCAGCTTTTCGGAGCACAACGGGTGGTGGGGTTGATACAGTTTCAATGGCACAGTGCGGAGGATTAACACGGTACAAATGCCGATGCCGGCTGGGACCTGGATGACGGTCAATTCCATGGTATGGAACTTGTTTTCTTTCTGAAAGTTTGTTATCCTTACAAGTGTTTGCCTTGAGTGTATACTTACACTGAGAGATCAGTTGAAGCAAACATCTGCAGGTGCATATCACACAGTTGTCGCACTCTGAGAGTTCCATGTCCCACTTACAACCGAGCCATCAATCAATCTGAGAACCCCAGGAACAGCCTTAATCATGACAGCAGACATGTACGAGATGTATAAAGTGAACATGTGTCTGTCATCATGATACCTCTGTCACAGTTCAAAAGCTTGATCGGAGATTCTCGCCTCGGAACTCGCTCATACCACTTACAACTCGTCGTGATACTAGACCAGGAACAACACCATGGACTTTACTTCACGTTTGACCATCGAAACTGGTCCGGACTGCCGATGGCTCCACGATGTAGGACGCGCGACGTGTTCGCAATGCTATTGAAGGAAGCCTTCGTCAACGAGCAAACGTTTGCTTCTTGGGCGACCTGGACATCGGATGTCTGCCAGATATAAGGATGGATAGCCAGCATCTCAGACGAGCTCAGCATCCCGACAGACAAGTCCGTACCTGGATAGATTAATCCTTCAAGCCAAACTATCGCATTCGTTACCAACATGAAGATAtacttcatcctcctcgggctGCTCGCCCTGGTCATGGCAAAGCCCCAGGTCCCTCCACCTTCATCCCCTCAGCCTGCGCCTGTTCCTCCGCCATCTCAAccaccagctcctccagccgATCCCCCAATTCCCCCAGCTGAACCGCCAGCTGAGCCTCCAGTTCCGCCCTCTCCACCACCTGCTCCAGTTCCTCCTCCTGACGAACCGGCTCCCGTACCTCCACCTTCTTCCCCGGCCCCTGTCCCGCAACCTCCGGCTCCAACGGATCCGGCCCCGGCCCCACCAGCTCCGAACCCTACGGGTgcaccacctccaccaaTTGAAGGACCAATCTGTGAATGCGGGTATACTTACTGCGCAGAGGTCCTCATGGCAATGGGTATAAACACTAATCCCCAAGTCACCGTGGAAACGCTAACGCCTCAGCAGCAAAGCCTTGGAATGAAGCCCAACTCTCCAAGGCGTACTGCAAGACGCCAAACGCCAACTGCCCCCAGGGCTCTCCAGCCACCAGCGTCGACTCGGCCCTGTACATCTGCCTCTGCGACCAGATCGACCAAAAGGTCGGAGACCACCTCGAGCTACTCTGCGGCTGTGATACGTGCCTCAATGTCGGGCCGGACTTTAGAGGGCGATGCAAGACGCCCTGCCTGCCTGGTCACGGTGGAGGGAGCGGGGCGGGTGATCCGAACACCAAGGAGGGAGACAAGGGGGAGAGCCCGATGCGAGGGAGTGGTCGGCTGGGGAGATTCCATATGTAGGATGGCTGTGGCTGGATGTTGTTGAACAGGCAGACTGCAGCGGTTAgtggatgagatgaatgAGGTTTCTGGAAGTCACTCATTAGATTCAGTATTGTCGATCCTTTATTGTAGCAAACATCAAACTCATGATCGTCCTTTGTCGTGATTCAAACTGAAGCAGACCTGCAACGCTACTAGACCAGGCTCTAGCCAACATCAGCCACTCCA contains the following coding sequences:
- a CDS encoding Glycine cleavage system H protein, giving the protein MASIARSLRVAAPLAKAFAPRAAPMARSSMRAFSTTKLSLARRYTKDHEWIDLSADKKHGFVGISEYAAEQLGDVVYVELPETGVLVEQGDQVGAVESVKSASDINAPIRLRVTQVNDNLEEKPSTINKVPEDDSAGGGWIVKVEVDEEGAKQFDELMDIEAYKAFAGSDH
- a CDS encoding Porphobilinogen deaminase, whose product is MSESAPKNVINVGTRKSPLALAQTNIVVDALKAQFPDHEFPVHGMTTTGDRDQNTALYNFGGKGLWTSQLEERLVNKELDLVVHSLKDMPTTLPEGCVLGCVTSREDPRDTLVIKKSLQEKHGWKTLADLPAGSIIGTSSVRRIAQLVRRYPTLKFKDHRGNIQTRLQKLEDDPELTGIILAAAGLQRMDLGHHISQFLESDTGGILHAVGQGALGVECRADDEKVLKFLKTIENEQTMLACEAERAVMRALEGGCSVPIGVETKWVDGKLRLRATVVSLRGDEGVDSEMTEEIKTQEEADTFGKKVAKDLVDRGASKILDAINEKRQVPETVK